From Chromohalobacter canadensis, one genomic window encodes:
- a CDS encoding TRAP transporter large permease: MLGFLSAGILVLLLAGIPVAVTLFLLAFGVDQFFSFFPLTKALGQNLWSAADSFLLIAIPLFVLMGEIIVRAGIAEKAYRAMDHWLSWLPGGLIHANITTAALFSATSGSSVATAATISTVALPQGEKLDYDPRLFCGSIAAGGTLGILIPPSINLIVYGFLTETSIPKLFMAGLVPGLGLSLLFMAVALVLCLWKPSLGGPRSVASWNARLRSLAFLAPLLILFAVIVGSIYLGWATPTEAAAVGVIVSLGLAAAHRRLDRQMLMAALDGTVKTTSMLLFIILAASFLNFALTSSGLVQKLTTLLNTHDLSPYGLLLAVIALFIVLGFFIETLSLMVITIPIVTPLIAAAGFDKVWFGVVMILFVEMALITPPVGLNLYIVQASRRGKPFSDVIVGTLPFIAAMLLMAVLLVIFPSIALWLPSLL, encoded by the coding sequence ATGCTCGGATTTCTCTCGGCAGGTATTCTCGTTTTGCTGCTTGCCGGTATTCCGGTGGCCGTCACGCTGTTCCTGCTCGCCTTCGGTGTCGACCAGTTCTTCTCGTTCTTTCCGCTGACCAAGGCGCTGGGACAGAACCTGTGGTCAGCAGCGGACTCATTCCTGCTGATCGCAATTCCACTGTTCGTGCTGATGGGCGAGATCATCGTGCGTGCCGGCATTGCCGAAAAGGCCTACCGTGCCATGGACCACTGGCTTTCGTGGCTACCGGGTGGCTTGATCCACGCCAACATCACCACCGCCGCGCTATTCTCGGCGACCTCGGGCTCCTCGGTCGCTACCGCCGCGACGATCTCTACCGTGGCGCTACCTCAGGGCGAAAAGCTCGATTACGATCCCCGACTCTTCTGCGGCAGCATCGCCGCCGGCGGTACGCTGGGGATTCTGATACCGCCGTCGATCAACCTGATCGTCTATGGTTTTTTGACCGAAACGTCGATCCCCAAACTGTTCATGGCAGGGCTCGTGCCCGGCCTGGGGCTGTCGCTGCTGTTCATGGCCGTCGCTCTGGTGCTCTGTTTATGGAAACCGAGCCTCGGCGGGCCACGTAGCGTCGCCAGCTGGAATGCGCGCTTGCGCAGCCTCGCCTTTCTGGCGCCGCTTTTGATCCTGTTTGCGGTGATCGTCGGTTCTATCTATCTCGGCTGGGCCACCCCTACCGAAGCGGCTGCCGTCGGCGTCATCGTGTCGCTGGGCTTGGCCGCCGCCCATCGGCGCCTGGACCGCCAGATGCTGATGGCCGCGCTCGACGGCACAGTGAAGACGACGTCGATGCTGCTGTTCATCATTCTGGCAGCCTCGTTCCTGAACTTCGCACTCACCTCGTCAGGGCTGGTCCAGAAGTTGACGACGTTGTTGAACACCCACGACCTCTCGCCCTACGGCCTGCTGCTGGCCGTCATCGCACTGTTCATCGTGCTGGGCTTCTTCATCGAGACGCTATCGCTGATGGTGATCACCATTCCCATCGTGACGCCGCTGATCGCTGCTGCCGGCTTCGACAAGGTGTGGTTCGGCGTGGTGATGATCCTGTTCGTCGAGATGGCGCTGATCACCCCGCCGGTGGGTCTCAATCTCTACATCGTTCAGGCCTCACGACGCGGCAAGCCGTTCTCCGACGTAATCGTCGGCACGCTGCCGTTCATCGCCGCCATGCTGCTCATGGCCGTGCTGCTGGTGATCTTCCCCAGTATCGCGCTGTGGCTTCCTAGCTTGCTGTGA
- a CDS encoding DUF2848 domain-containing protein, which yields MLTFETPQGALIMKPEHLAIAGWAGRDQAGVQHHIEELAELGVKPPSSVPLFYRASGQLLTQDENVEMLGGEGSGEAEVCLVSDSEGRLWVTLASDHTDRKLEAVGVAESKQLCAKPVASQAWALEEIRDHWDSLELSSEIEENGHTVTYQQGTLAELLDVDTLLAKLPAALKRGASLVPNTLLLCGTVPAIGGIRPSPRFSMTLNDPVLNRRLSHVYSVIELEVAQ from the coding sequence ATGCTGACTTTCGAAACCCCGCAAGGCGCCCTCATCATGAAGCCAGAACATCTGGCCATCGCCGGCTGGGCCGGCCGTGATCAGGCTGGCGTCCAGCATCATATCGAGGAGCTCGCCGAGCTCGGCGTCAAGCCGCCGTCGAGCGTACCACTGTTCTACCGTGCCAGCGGTCAGCTGCTTACCCAGGACGAGAACGTCGAGATGCTGGGCGGCGAAGGCTCCGGCGAAGCCGAGGTCTGCCTCGTCAGCGATAGCGAAGGCCGGCTGTGGGTAACGCTGGCGTCCGACCATACCGACCGCAAGCTGGAAGCCGTGGGCGTAGCCGAGTCCAAGCAGTTATGCGCCAAGCCGGTCGCCTCTCAGGCCTGGGCGTTGGAAGAGATCCGCGACCACTGGGATTCGCTGGAACTCTCCAGCGAGATCGAGGAGAACGGCCACACCGTCACCTATCAGCAAGGTACGCTGGCCGAGCTGCTCGATGTGGATACGCTGCTCGCCAAGCTGCCCGCCGCACTCAAACGGGGAGCATCGCTGGTCCCCAACACGCTGCTGCTGTGCGGTACCGTGCCGGCCATCGGTGGCATTCGCCCCAGCCCCCGCTTCTCGATGACGCTCAACGACCCGGTCCTGAATCGTCGCCTCAGCCACGTCTATTCCGTCATCGAACTCGAGGTAGCGCAATGA
- a CDS encoding amidase: MSGLDAATAFWAKPPRHRRLADWQAAFDNGDFTSSEALEALIERAQVQVDVIATAFLEFDADTLRTRLAQIDPAESLAGVSISIKDLFDVRGEVTKAGSRVLHGSAPAIQDAPSVARLRRAGALLTGRTTMSEFAFSGLGLNQHYGTPPNPFDAKRITGGSTSGGAASVAFGLAAATLGSDTGGSLRIPAAFCGLTGFKPSQSSVPGEGAYPLAPSLDCIGPIAPSVDCCTRLWSILADRPMPALDATPRPLRLAVPEGDLLSELDGAVRDGFDAAVAALKTHGCRIEHLSMAALDGALAVNQQGGLVVPEAAALHRDQLSHAQAEYDPLIAERLNGGWDITAADYLQRLWPRAGWQRRFADEMAGFDAVLLPTVATLPPSRAELEDDTGAFQRANRLALRNTSIFNYLDAASISLPYSAAGAELPIGLMLSRPQGDDAALLQHACVVEAMLGG, translated from the coding sequence ATGAGCGGACTCGATGCAGCGACAGCATTCTGGGCTAAGCCTCCGCGTCATCGTCGGCTGGCGGACTGGCAAGCCGCCTTCGACAACGGCGACTTCACATCCTCTGAAGCGCTCGAAGCGCTGATCGAGCGTGCACAGGTGCAAGTCGACGTCATCGCCACAGCCTTCCTCGAGTTCGATGCCGACACGCTGCGCACTCGACTGGCGCAGATCGATCCGGCCGAATCACTGGCCGGCGTGTCGATCAGTATCAAAGATCTGTTCGATGTCCGCGGTGAGGTGACAAAAGCCGGCTCCAGAGTATTGCACGGTAGCGCCCCGGCCATACAGGACGCGCCTTCGGTGGCTCGCCTGCGCCGCGCCGGTGCACTACTGACCGGACGCACCACCATGAGCGAGTTCGCATTTTCAGGGCTCGGTCTCAATCAGCACTACGGCACACCCCCAAATCCTTTCGACGCCAAGCGCATCACCGGCGGTTCAACCTCCGGCGGCGCTGCCTCGGTCGCCTTCGGCCTCGCCGCCGCCACGCTGGGCAGTGATACCGGCGGTTCGCTGAGAATCCCGGCGGCGTTCTGCGGCCTGACCGGATTCAAGCCGAGTCAATCCAGCGTACCGGGCGAAGGCGCCTACCCGCTCGCGCCGAGCCTGGATTGCATCGGCCCCATCGCGCCCAGCGTCGACTGTTGCACGCGGCTGTGGTCGATCCTGGCCGACCGGCCGATGCCGGCGTTGGATGCCACGCCACGACCGCTGCGGCTGGCGGTCCCGGAGGGCGATCTGTTGAGCGAGCTCGACGGCGCGGTTCGTGATGGCTTCGACGCGGCGGTCGCCGCACTCAAGACACACGGATGTCGCATTGAGCACCTTTCGATGGCAGCCCTCGATGGCGCGCTGGCCGTCAATCAGCAAGGCGGCCTGGTGGTACCGGAGGCAGCGGCGCTGCATCGCGACCAGCTCTCTCATGCCCAGGCAGAATACGATCCCTTGATCGCCGAGCGCCTGAACGGCGGCTGGGACATCACCGCCGCGGACTATCTCCAACGCCTGTGGCCGAGAGCAGGGTGGCAGCGCCGCTTCGCGGACGAGATGGCGGGATTCGACGCCGTGCTGCTGCCCACGGTGGCAACACTTCCGCCCAGCCGCGCCGAACTCGAGGATGACACCGGCGCGTTCCAGCGTGCGAACCGGTTGGCGCTACGCAACACCAGCATCTTCAACTATCTCGATGCCGCCTCAATCTCGCTGCCTTACTCCGCGGCCGGCGCCGAACTGCCCATCGGCCTGATGCTGTCGCGCCCGCAGGGTGACGATGCGGCGCTGTTGCAACACGCCTGCGTGGTGGAAGCGATGCTGGGAGGGTGA
- the lon gene encoding endopeptidase La, translating to MSERDQDQSRDFYAELEEARQDAEEENSPAQDDQESTSQGRAVVPTQDYLPERLYLLPIHNRPFFPAQVQPLVIHRERWEDTMERVGNTPHQSVGVAFVGDSGVDELGPGDFPEIGTAVKVHRSQTEEQQIQFIAQGVRRFRIVRWLSKTPPYLVEVTYPKEPIEASDEEARAYAMAMINGIKELLPINPLYGEELKHYLNRFSPHEPGPLTDFAAAITSAKGPELQEVLETLPVMARMQKVLPLLRKEIEVAQLQSEISEQVNAQMQDRQREFFLREQLKVIQRELGISKDDRENDVDTFRERLENLEVPERVMERIEDELGKLSVLETGSPEYGTTRNYLDWLTSLPWGITSEDQLDLPRARKILDRDHDGLTDVKERIVEFLAEGTFKGDVGGSILLLVGPPGVGKTSVGRSIAEALGREFYRFSVGGMRDEAEIKGHRRTYIGAMPGKLVQALKEVEVENPVIMLDEVDKMGQSFQGDPASALLEVLDPEQNVDFLDHYLDVRMDLSKVLFVCTANTLDSLPPALLDRMEQIRLSGYIAEEKMAIAKHHLWPKLLERDRIPKKRINLTDAALRRVIEGYAREAGVRQLEKQLHRIVRKAAVTMLENEQDTVKISVNNLEDFLGAPTFRKEKVLKGVGVVTGLAWTSMGGATLPVEAARVHAKSRGLKLTGQLGDVMQESANIAYSYTVAHLKEFGADPTFFDEAHVHMHVPEGATPKDGPSAGVTMTTALLSLAKQQPLDRPLAMTGELTLSGQVIPVGGIREKVIAARRSDIFELILPEPNRRDYEELPDYLKKGMTVHFANRYRDVAKVVFA from the coding sequence ATGAGCGAACGCGATCAGGATCAATCCAGAGATTTTTACGCCGAACTCGAAGAGGCTCGGCAAGACGCCGAAGAGGAAAATTCCCCGGCGCAGGACGACCAGGAGTCGACCTCCCAAGGACGCGCGGTAGTGCCGACGCAGGACTACCTGCCCGAGCGTCTCTATCTGCTGCCGATTCACAACCGGCCGTTCTTTCCCGCGCAGGTGCAGCCGCTGGTCATCCACCGCGAACGCTGGGAAGACACCATGGAGCGGGTCGGCAATACGCCGCACCAAAGCGTCGGGGTGGCGTTCGTCGGCGATTCCGGCGTCGATGAGTTAGGACCCGGTGACTTTCCGGAGATTGGCACGGCGGTAAAGGTCCATCGCTCGCAGACCGAAGAGCAGCAGATCCAATTCATCGCCCAGGGGGTGCGGCGTTTTCGCATCGTACGTTGGTTGTCGAAGACACCGCCGTACCTGGTCGAGGTCACCTATCCCAAGGAACCCATCGAGGCCAGCGACGAGGAAGCGCGCGCCTACGCCATGGCGATGATCAACGGCATCAAGGAATTGCTGCCGATCAACCCGCTGTATGGCGAGGAACTCAAGCATTATCTCAACCGCTTCAGTCCTCATGAGCCTGGTCCGCTGACCGATTTCGCTGCGGCCATCACCTCGGCCAAAGGGCCTGAGCTTCAGGAAGTGCTCGAGACGCTGCCGGTGATGGCGCGCATGCAGAAGGTGCTGCCGCTGCTGCGCAAGGAAATCGAGGTAGCGCAGCTGCAAAGCGAGATCAGCGAGCAGGTCAACGCGCAGATGCAGGACCGCCAGCGCGAGTTCTTCCTGCGAGAACAGCTCAAGGTCATCCAGCGTGAATTGGGGATCTCCAAGGACGATCGCGAGAACGATGTCGATACCTTCCGCGAACGCCTCGAGAACCTGGAAGTGCCCGAGCGCGTCATGGAACGCATCGAGGACGAGCTGGGCAAGCTCTCGGTACTCGAGACAGGCTCGCCGGAATATGGCACTACTCGCAATTATCTCGATTGGTTGACGTCGCTGCCGTGGGGGATTACCTCCGAGGATCAACTCGACCTGCCGCGTGCCCGCAAGATCCTCGACCGAGACCATGACGGTCTGACGGACGTCAAGGAGCGCATCGTCGAGTTCCTCGCCGAAGGTACCTTCAAGGGCGATGTCGGCGGTTCCATCCTGCTGCTGGTCGGCCCGCCGGGGGTCGGCAAGACCTCGGTGGGACGCTCCATCGCCGAAGCCCTGGGCCGCGAGTTCTATCGCTTCTCGGTGGGCGGCATGCGCGACGAGGCCGAAATCAAGGGGCACCGGCGCACCTATATCGGGGCGATGCCAGGCAAGCTGGTGCAGGCGCTCAAGGAAGTCGAGGTCGAAAACCCGGTGATCATGCTCGATGAGGTCGACAAGATGGGCCAGTCGTTCCAGGGCGATCCGGCCTCGGCGCTGCTCGAAGTGCTCGACCCCGAGCAGAACGTCGATTTCCTCGATCACTACCTTGACGTGCGCATGGACCTTTCCAAGGTACTATTCGTGTGCACCGCCAACACGCTGGATTCGTTGCCGCCGGCGCTGCTCGACCGTATGGAGCAGATCCGTCTGTCGGGCTATATCGCCGAGGAAAAGATGGCCATCGCCAAGCACCATCTGTGGCCCAAGCTGCTCGAGCGCGACCGCATTCCCAAGAAGCGCATCAACCTCACCGATGCCGCGCTCAGGCGTGTGATCGAAGGCTATGCGCGCGAAGCCGGGGTGCGTCAGTTGGAAAAGCAACTGCACCGCATCGTGCGCAAGGCGGCGGTGACGATGCTCGAAAATGAGCAGGACACGGTCAAGATCTCGGTCAACAACCTCGAGGATTTCCTGGGCGCACCGACGTTCCGCAAGGAAAAAGTGCTCAAGGGCGTCGGCGTGGTCACCGGGCTGGCTTGGACCTCGATGGGCGGCGCGACGCTGCCGGTCGAGGCGGCGCGCGTGCACGCGAAATCGCGCGGTCTCAAGCTCACCGGCCAGTTGGGCGACGTGATGCAGGAGTCGGCGAATATCGCCTATAGCTACACGGTGGCGCACCTCAAGGAGTTCGGCGCCGATCCGACCTTCTTCGATGAGGCGCATGTGCATATGCACGTGCCCGAGGGCGCCACGCCCAAGGATGGCCCCTCGGCCGGCGTGACGATGACCACGGCCCTGTTGTCGCTGGCCAAGCAGCAGCCCCTCGATCGGCCCCTGGCGATGACCGGTGAGTTGACGCTGAGCGGCCAGGTGATTCCGGTAGGGGGGATTCGCGAGAAGGTGATCGCCGCGCGGCGCAGCGATATTTTCGAGTTGATTCTGCCCGAGCCCAACCGCCGCGATTATGAGGAGCTGCCCGATTACCTCAAGAAGGGGATGACCGTGCACTTCGCCAATCGCTACCGGGACGTGGCCAAGGTGGTCTTCGCCTAG
- a CDS encoding DUF945 family protein produces MHKKRWIGGACLLVLLGIGWCAAQAWSSHVGEQALERLTARLDARDGWQASRHEVEQGWWHSSGVLRLETVAPEGSPLRVALPYRVRHGVLSSHLDGEAVVTHAGETLLAADAAPTWQATYRTLSGDMKGQLKWPAFTSRGVLPKPASLEVGAGELMLRGHAGDVRYHLRSAPWRVSLGEVSLDIGALDVEGRHRGDERTFHHTTRLSLATLTWHGGAPFSLNALNYEADMRLDDETFGYHGEGDVADIAVAGQSVASGRMSLGLERVDADALRALVERMPADSVGADSGRDVTSIDETSRWARLTPLVADVLRDSPRLTLKALQVTSEAFGVDSRAFGELTLDGDDSASLAATPVTSPAFWRHLQQRLDGHVTLVDAPALLALHLGLAPETPRLVFRIDDGQWRVNERALHW; encoded by the coding sequence ATGCACAAAAAACGCTGGATCGGCGGGGCTTGCCTGCTTGTGTTGTTAGGCATCGGTTGGTGCGCGGCGCAGGCGTGGTCGAGTCATGTCGGCGAACAGGCGCTGGAGCGTCTGACTGCACGGCTGGATGCTCGCGATGGCTGGCAGGCCTCGCGGCATGAGGTCGAACAAGGGTGGTGGCATTCCTCCGGGGTCCTGCGTCTGGAAACCGTCGCGCCGGAAGGCAGCCCGCTGCGCGTGGCGCTGCCGTACCGCGTTCGCCACGGCGTTCTGAGCAGCCATCTCGATGGCGAAGCGGTCGTCACCCATGCGGGGGAAACGTTGTTGGCGGCGGATGCGGCTCCGACATGGCAGGCGACTTACCGAACGTTGTCGGGCGACATGAAAGGGCAACTGAAATGGCCGGCGTTCACCTCTCGCGGTGTGCTGCCGAAGCCGGCGTCGCTGGAAGTCGGCGCCGGCGAGCTGATGTTGCGTGGGCATGCCGGTGACGTGCGTTACCATCTTCGCTCGGCCCCGTGGCGCGTCTCGCTGGGCGAGGTATCGCTGGATATCGGCGCGCTCGACGTTGAAGGGCGCCATCGCGGCGACGAGCGGACCTTCCATCACACCACACGCCTTTCTCTGGCGACGCTGACCTGGCACGGCGGCGCGCCGTTCTCGCTGAATGCGCTGAATTACGAGGCCGATATGCGCCTTGACGATGAGACCTTCGGCTATCACGGCGAAGGCGACGTGGCGGATATCGCCGTGGCGGGGCAATCGGTGGCCTCGGGACGCATGTCGCTGGGGCTGGAGCGCGTCGATGCCGATGCACTGCGTGCTTTGGTCGAACGCATGCCTGCCGATAGCGTAGGCGCCGACAGCGGCCGTGACGTGACCTCTATCGATGAGACGTCGCGGTGGGCGCGCTTGACCCCTTTGGTGGCGGATGTGCTGCGTGATTCACCGCGACTCACGTTGAAGGCCCTTCAAGTGACCAGCGAGGCCTTCGGCGTCGATAGCCGCGCCTTCGGCGAATTGACGCTCGACGGTGATGATTCGGCCTCGCTGGCGGCCACACCGGTGACGTCCCCCGCTTTTTGGCGCCACCTCCAGCAACGTCTCGATGGCCACGTCACGCTTGTCGATGCGCCGGCGCTTTTGGCCTTGCATCTGGGGCTTGCACCGGAAACGCCGCGTTTGGTGTTTCGCATCGATGACGGTCAGTGGCGCGTCAATGAGCGTGCGCTGCATTGGTAA
- a CDS encoding ATP-binding protein, producing the protein MAWRSRIHLVSRLPMRLKLGACAAILFFVAALVVVSLIIWRQEVLAKSVAGDAAWAAYKLDRETIQMRNAVLQAEQSPGEFDDVRMRFELLYSRINLLREGEIAELFQSLPEARALLPEILSRSDALDAALKRMSSESPELASLDERLQTLSGLSERLVVSVNAYLAESKTREREMQLALYAALLALILLMCVATVLVIRFLFQEAGENIAARRALEHLSQELQETARHAESANQAKSDFLATVSHEIRTPLNGVLGMTELLRERTLDETSHQYVETIHDSGSQLLVLISDLLDFSKIEAGHLDIEREMFSLPELVGSLMRLLEPRATCVEFASVVSPALPEYLVGDVGRLRQVLLNLLSNALKFTRQGSVTLIVKPMRGDWIHFEVSDTGCGIEDVDRERLFQPFYQGAATQNGTGLGLAISKRLVEAMQGRIGVSSLANEGSRFWFELPLPRDAERGGKHIPSGETWSATAACTAPLLVIEDNPVNRQVAVAMLERLGHTVNVADSGEAALALTEHTPFALIFLDIRMPTLDGPETARRIIAQDGPNQTTPLVAMTASVTTQEHQRALAAGIAEVLTKPIRQQVLVDTLVHFGVRDPAEATTPDEVRSSAMVESADTMPALLDRPEFDMLGEALGVAQRSALVAAWQYQSRVLEEALDAAIVDADMTRTAELAHRLKGESSSLALMRLVHGSDCLERAARQADVDEAGRQWRMLRPTITSSRQALRMANDMPA; encoded by the coding sequence ATGGCTTGGCGTTCCCGTATCCATCTCGTGTCGCGTTTGCCGATGCGGCTCAAGCTTGGGGCCTGCGCGGCGATTCTGTTTTTCGTCGCGGCCCTGGTGGTGGTCAGTCTGATCATCTGGCGACAGGAAGTCTTGGCCAAGAGCGTTGCCGGCGACGCCGCTTGGGCAGCCTACAAGCTGGATCGGGAAACCATCCAGATGCGTAATGCCGTCTTGCAGGCCGAACAGAGCCCGGGTGAATTCGATGACGTGCGCATGCGTTTCGAATTGCTGTATAGCCGTATCAATCTGCTACGAGAAGGCGAAATCGCCGAGCTTTTCCAGTCGCTGCCCGAAGCGCGAGCGCTGTTGCCGGAGATCCTGTCGCGCAGCGATGCGCTCGATGCCGCCTTGAAACGGATGTCCTCCGAGTCCCCCGAGCTTGCCTCTCTGGATGAACGCTTGCAGACGTTGAGCGGTCTCAGCGAACGCCTCGTCGTATCGGTCAACGCTTATCTCGCCGAATCCAAGACGCGTGAGCGCGAAATGCAGTTGGCACTCTATGCCGCCTTGCTGGCGCTGATCTTGCTGATGTGTGTCGCCACCGTGCTGGTAATTCGCTTCCTGTTTCAGGAGGCGGGAGAGAACATCGCGGCGCGACGGGCATTGGAGCATCTGAGCCAGGAGCTTCAGGAGACCGCGCGTCATGCCGAGTCCGCCAACCAGGCCAAGTCGGATTTCCTAGCCACCGTCAGCCATGAGATACGCACGCCGCTCAACGGGGTACTGGGTATGACGGAACTACTGCGCGAGCGCACGCTGGATGAAACCTCGCATCAATATGTCGAAACCATCCACGACAGCGGTTCACAGTTGTTGGTGTTGATCAGCGATCTACTGGACTTTTCCAAGATCGAGGCCGGGCATCTGGACATCGAGCGTGAGATGTTTTCTCTCCCCGAGCTTGTCGGGTCCTTGATGCGATTGCTCGAGCCGCGCGCCACATGTGTCGAGTTCGCGAGTGTCGTCTCGCCGGCGTTACCCGAGTATCTGGTCGGCGATGTGGGGCGCTTGCGCCAGGTGTTGCTCAACCTTCTCTCCAACGCGCTCAAGTTTACGCGGCAAGGTAGCGTGACGCTGATCGTCAAACCGATGCGTGGCGATTGGATACATTTCGAGGTAAGCGACACCGGTTGCGGCATCGAGGATGTCGACCGCGAACGTTTGTTTCAGCCTTTTTACCAGGGGGCAGCCACGCAGAATGGGACCGGCTTGGGACTGGCTATCAGCAAGCGTCTGGTGGAAGCCATGCAGGGGCGTATCGGCGTCTCGAGTCTGGCCAATGAGGGCAGTCGCTTCTGGTTCGAGCTGCCATTACCCCGCGACGCCGAACGCGGGGGAAAGCACATTCCGTCAGGAGAAACATGGAGCGCGACGGCAGCATGCACGGCGCCCCTGCTGGTGATTGAGGATAATCCCGTCAATCGCCAGGTGGCGGTTGCCATGCTCGAGCGTCTCGGGCATACGGTGAATGTAGCCGACAGCGGCGAAGCTGCCTTGGCGCTGACCGAGCACACACCGTTCGCCTTGATTTTCCTGGATATTCGCATGCCTACGCTCGATGGGCCGGAGACGGCACGGCGGATTATCGCCCAGGACGGTCCGAATCAGACCACCCCTCTGGTCGCGATGACTGCGAGCGTCACCACCCAAGAACACCAACGGGCCTTGGCCGCCGGTATCGCGGAAGTGTTGACGAAGCCCATACGCCAGCAGGTTCTGGTCGATACCCTAGTGCACTTCGGCGTACGCGATCCGGCAGAGGCGACCACGCCTGACGAGGTCCGGTCATCTGCCATGGTGGAGTCTGCGGATACGATGCCGGCACTCCTCGATCGCCCGGAATTCGACATGCTTGGTGAGGCGCTGGGAGTGGCGCAGCGCAGCGCGCTGGTCGCCGCTTGGCAGTATCAGTCCCGGGTGCTGGAGGAGGCGCTCGATGCGGCAATCGTCGATGCTGACATGACACGTACGGCCGAGCTTGCACATCGCCTCAAGGGCGAATCGTCGTCGCTGGCCTTGATGCGCTTGGTTCACGGCAGTGATTGCCTGGAGCGCGCGGCGCGCCAGGCGGACGTGGACGAGGCCGGCCGACAGTGGAGAATGTTGCGTCCCACCATCACCTCGTCGCGTCAGGCGCTGCGCATGGCCAATGACATGCCCGCCTGA
- a CDS encoding oxidoreductase, giving the protein MLTVEGDVSRTNGDGVARFDRAMLQALPQGTIVTHTPWTEGASRFEGPLLGAIYDAVGAHGDSLRVVALNDFAADVPLPEAKEYGVILAMQRDGEPMPVREYGPLFVLYPFDDHPELQTEEVRFRSVWQVARIVVE; this is encoded by the coding sequence ATGTTGACCGTGGAGGGAGATGTCTCGCGTACTAACGGTGATGGCGTGGCACGGTTCGATCGCGCGATGCTTCAGGCGTTGCCGCAAGGCACCATCGTCACGCACACCCCCTGGACCGAAGGTGCGTCGCGCTTCGAAGGTCCTTTACTGGGTGCGATTTACGATGCGGTCGGCGCTCACGGCGATTCGCTGCGCGTCGTCGCGTTGAATGATTTCGCCGCTGATGTGCCGCTGCCCGAGGCAAAAGAGTACGGGGTAATTCTGGCCATGCAGCGCGACGGCGAGCCGATGCCGGTGCGTGAGTACGGCCCGCTTTTCGTACTTTATCCTTTCGATGACCACCCCGAACTGCAGACCGAGGAAGTGCGTTTCCGCTCGGTCTGGCAGGTCGCGCGTATCGTCGTGGAATGA
- a CDS encoding MOSC domain-containing protein: protein MELALETFDLATFATTVWADDFDAWTTHARLDAWFSEVAGEPARLLWLGEQSARYRRSIEQRVSFADGYPLLLISEASLADLNTRTAEPHRMAQFRPNLVIAGTSAYAEDEWRRIRLGEVVFRVDKPCARCAMVSVDPATGTFKEGREPLRTLAGYRRGEGGKVYFGQNLIAENEGCITRHDRLEVLE, encoded by the coding sequence TTGGAGCTCGCGCTGGAGACCTTCGATCTGGCGACCTTTGCCACCACGGTATGGGCCGACGACTTCGATGCCTGGACCACGCATGCACGCCTCGATGCCTGGTTCAGTGAGGTGGCGGGCGAACCCGCGCGGTTGTTGTGGCTGGGTGAGCAATCCGCCCGTTATCGGCGCTCCATCGAACAGCGCGTCAGCTTTGCCGACGGCTACCCGCTGTTATTGATCTCCGAGGCCTCGTTGGCCGATCTCAACACGCGTACTGCTGAGCCTCATCGCATGGCGCAGTTTCGCCCCAATCTGGTGATCGCGGGTACCTCGGCGTATGCCGAGGACGAGTGGCGACGCATCCGTCTGGGCGAGGTCGTGTTCCGCGTCGACAAGCCGTGCGCACGCTGCGCCATGGTCAGCGTCGATCCCGCCACGGGGACATTCAAGGAGGGGCGCGAACCCTTGCGCACGTTGGCCGGTTACCGGCGCGGCGAGGGCGGCAAGGTGTATTTCGGGCAGAACCTGATTGCCGAAAACGAAGGCTGCATCACGCGTCATGATCGCCTCGAGGTTCTGGAGTGA
- a CDS encoding MOSC N-terminal beta barrel domain-containing protein has product MVAVARRMEEAMACHYRGGSRYFLRQYAKIPSPHKPNEAAMATLSTIHLYPIKSTAGRMQESAWVGVEGIVGDRRFMVAKPDGTLSNRPHTPSVAARDRNIRRSDAEPVASATARVGARAGDLRSGDLCHHGMGRRLRCLDHACTPRCLVQ; this is encoded by the coding sequence ATGGTGGCTGTCGCCCGGCGCATGGAAGAGGCAATGGCGTGTCACTATCGAGGCGGCAGTCGGTATTTTTTGCGACAATACGCCAAGATACCTTCTCCCCATAAACCCAATGAGGCTGCCATGGCGACACTGTCCACGATTCACCTTTATCCCATCAAATCCACGGCGGGACGCATGCAAGAGTCGGCATGGGTCGGTGTGGAAGGGATCGTAGGCGATCGGCGTTTCATGGTCGCCAAGCCCGATGGCACCCTTTCTAACCGCCCGCACACACCCTCAGTTGCAGCGCGTGACCGCAACATTCGACGGTCAGACGCTGAGCCTGTCGCATCCGCAACTGCCCGCGTTGGAGCTCGCGCTGGAGACCTTCGATCTGGCGACCTTTGCCACCACGGTATGGGCCGACGACTTCGATGCCTGGACCACGCATGCACGCCTCGATGCCTGGTTCAGTGA